Below is a genomic region from Patagioenas fasciata isolate bPatFas1 chromosome 5, bPatFas1.hap1, whole genome shotgun sequence.
TTCCAGAGGTTAACAGTAAAAGTACTGCTCCTCAGAGTGTTGCAGAGGCATTAGCTTGCTTCTGGCCTTAGACATTAAAACTGTTCCAAGTTTTCTGTAGTTCTGCATCACTCACTCAAAAGAAACTTCTGTTTACCTATTTGATCCATGTCGGGGTTTCAAAAGAACTGGTATTCACACCAGAAGCTCGTTTGATTGCCAAGCTCAGGAAGAGTTGCAGAAGATAAAGGAAGTGGAAAGATCAGGAAACGTGCGGCTTGGAAGTATGGGACCAATGGTATAAAAACAAGTGTGGGCCTCTGTGCATGCAGTACCACTGTGCTATGGTGACAGTGGCCAATTTTGAAAGTCCTAGGTGGATAGAGGCTTCTTCACACTAAGAAGGCAGAGGAATAATTAATTTCTTCAAATTCCATACCTCTGCTTCTTTAGGTTTAAATCCTTCATAGCATGCACTATGTGATATCTACTTTTCCCTTTTCTGTGGAGGGTGCTGTGAGGGGAGGAAACAAAGACTAGCTCATATCTAGCTGGCCATGGCTTTGTGCCCAGTTTGGTGCATTAGAGCATCCTTACAGAGACCAATCTGCAAGAGCCCCAGCCTCACTGCACAGGCCAGTGCTCGTGTCCCATGGATGTGCCTTTTCTATCCACTTCCCTGGCCCTGCCATGTTTgctctgctgccctttgcctgtTTTCACCTATGCTCACTTTTATCCCATTGGCACCTGCTGTCAAAACTGTGTTCAATGAACACCCATTGCAGCCTGTAAGCAGACTCTGGGCTCTGCTTCTGGCTTGGCTCTCCCTGCCCCAGTTTCCCCCTCCACTTGTAAAGGTTCCTGCTAAGGCCCTTTGAAATCTGCAAAAGGCATAGGAATTTACATTTGTAGTTAATATTGCTGTTTATTCTGATGGTGGGTAATTGCTGTTCCCTGCTGAGCTGTTGGCTGGGAGAACTCAGAGGTTTTCCCTAGGAGGAGAAACATCCGTGGCATCTGTCACCCTGCATTTCTGTGCTCTCTGCCCACAAAGCTTTCAGTAATACGTGTGTAATCCCTCCTGCCCTCTTGCTGTGATTATAAACCACTTCCAGCCACACTAGGCTGGGGCAGGAGGCCTTCATCATGACTTGTGTTCTCTTTCAGAGCTATCTTTCTGCCTCCTCCTTGTCCCGGCTGCCTTGTGGTGCCGCCGGTGCCTGCCTGCCTGGCAAGTCAGAGCATGTCCAGACCCCGTGGACAAGATGCAGAAgatggcagagctgctgggactCGGGGACGAGTGCGGGGAGGGGACTCCGGAGGCTCCTGCTCTTGCTGGGTCCTGCCTTGCAGACAACAGACTGAACCTGGATGTTTATCCTGACGGCTGCCGCTGGTTCCTTCAGCTGTTCGAGAGGCGACGGGGAGAGGTGGTCCAGGTGGAGTTCCTACGTCTCAGCAGCAACGATCACCTCCTTGGCACTACCCTGGGCATCCTTCCTCATCTGAAGCACCTGAAATCCCTGGTGCTCAAAGGTAAATTCTGGAGCCTGTCACTATCCAACTTTTCTaggctcagcttttttttttttttcttctatccaCATCTGCAGGACAAACTgcccttggttttgttttgtcctaGTGCCCCTTACTACAGCTTTCTCTCTTAGCCTTTCTCAGAGCTATATGCAGATTTCAACAAGATCCAGCTTCTAGACTCTTATTTCCTTCCTTTGTTTCTACAGTTGCCTGGGGACTGGTTTTTGAAGTCTAGTTGGGTTGATGCTGCAACATTTTCTTTAGCCATCCTCTAGAAGAAGAACATTTTTGGCTCAGCTATACAAGAAGAGGGGAATTGAAAGGTGTTGGATTTTTTGGTAAATGTTCAGCCCCTCTTTCGTTTTTGGGAGTATAATGAGGTGTCTTTGTTGCCTTTCCATCTCAATCAATCCTAGCTTAGTCCTTGCTTAGTGTCAGTGAGTGTAGGTGTAGCAGAGTTCAAGACAGACCAGAAGAGGTTGCTCAACATTTTATCAACAATATGACTCAGGGCGTGCACATAAGTTGGCAAGCTGTAATAATGGTGAGACCTATAAATATTAGATAATTCTTTGACTTTCTAATATTTTATTGTAGGAGGATCTCAATATAAGTGGTGTCATTTCTGTATCAGACTGAATCATTTGCTCTTTGGGaggtggaattaaaaaaaaatgagagaaaaagaggGAGTTTGTGGCCATAATTCAGGGTTCtagctaaaaactgaaaaagttgAGATTTATTTCTATATCTGCCACAGATTGCTCATGTGAATGATTTCATTTGTCTTTTCCCACTTTAGTAAGGTGAGGAGAACAGCAATACCTCTTATCAGGCTTGTTTTGTGAGATGTACACACACCTTGAGCATCCTTAAGTGCAATAAAATAGTCACTAAGATTTTCTTATGTATGAAGTGTGATGTGTCTGTTAGTTTGATTGTTcttattttttacaattatgcaGCATAAAAAATGTTTGGTGCCATCTGCTGTATGTGTATACAAATAGACAACAGTAGAAGGGAGGAAACAGTGAAGAAATCGAGTTTTGGAAGTTTCCTTTAGTTTGCTTCACTTATTTTCCATGGGTGCAGCCCTTCTCCCATTTCAGTGTCgcaggctggggtggggggacttGCGCCATTCCCGCTCTGTGCTGACTGAattacctgcttttttttttccccacattttcaCTGCTTTCCTCATGTCTGCTCTGCAGTCTTGCAAGGGCAGGTCTCAGTCCTCAGGGCTGTTTGTCCCACAACAGCATGAAGAAATCCTGGAGTCTGAGGAATGTCTCCTTAGTCCATAAAGTGTTGTGTGTTGGCCACTGGTGCTGGTgttggggaggtggggaaggagagTGAGAGGCTTGGATGGATATGGGCTAACCTGCTGAAGGGTTTGTAGATGTGTGGAGTGGCCTGGCTCTTTCTGAGCTTTGACTTGAGGTGTCTTTAGCAGAGCTCTACTGGTTGACTGTAGCATCTCTTGACTTCATAACAGGTCTTCACCATTATACTCCTTTCACTGATCACGAAACTGAGGCAAGGAGCAGAAACCCCACTTGTCTATGAGTACTTTGTAATCAGAACTGCTCACTATGATCCATAGCTCCCCATCTTCTGGATCTCTGTGCTAAGACGTCTCACGTGAGACTGATGAGGTATCCCTGTAGCATACTGACCTCTTCCTCCACTTACCTCCACACCCAGGTGGCCATGCCAGGGATGAGTTTGGTTCATGTCAGCATGGCTCCCTGACAAGCTTGCCACCAGACATTGGGAACCTGAGGTGTCTCACCCACCTGGATCTCAGCTTCAACAGTCTCTCCACCTTGCCCAGCTGCATCCTCCACCTCCCTAGCCTCTGTGTGCTCCTGGTGAGCCACAACAACCTGGTGGCACTCCCCAAGAACTTTGGCTCTCTGAGCAAGCTGACTTTCTTCTCTGCTATGAAAAATCAGCTGAAGGACTTACCTCAGAGCATTGGGGACCTGGCAGTGCTGCAGAACCTGGATCTCTCAGAAAATGCTTTGGAGTTCCTTCCTGAAGAAGTTGGAAATCTGCACAACTGCACAGAGCTGGAACTCTCTGGGAATCGCTTATCGAGCATCCCAGATTCCTTAGGTAAGTATTTTCTAGGGAAAAGGAAGGACATGGGCTTGCCAAGCTTTTGGTATAGTCTAGGATCCCTGAGGCCCTGGGTCTCTGTCCCCACAATTGTTAGCACAAACCATCTATTACATTAGAGACAAGTGGAAGGGATATCCAGAAGAAATGTACTTGGTTCAGTCAGTCCCTTTGAGCATTAATGACACTCTGGACCACACTTTCTGCTTCTGTGGATCAGCAAGACTGCTAAGATTTCAATAACATTTACAATACCCAAGCATCTGACCTGGCTCATTTTGGGTAGCACCCAGGACTGGAAACAGAATAGCTGGGGTTTAATGGGGTGCAAATCTGGACTGGAAATCATGCTGACCAGTGTGGATCAGTCAATGGAACCAGGCTCTGACTTCTGCTGCCCAGCTTCCTGATTCTTGGGTCCTGTATTTGTGCCCAGGGTTTTCGTTGATGCTGTTACAGAAGCATCTTATATTCATTTTCATAGCTGGGCGCTGAAAAGCAGAGGACAGAGGAGGCTGCATTGCCTCTCAGCTAATTCCCTGGACCCTTTTATTTTGTGAGCTAAAGAGAGGTTGGGCTCTCGTGCTTTTCCCATATTGCGTGTACATGTGATGAGGAGAGTGGTGGGGGAGCTTAGAGCTGATGTGCAATGCAATTAACAGCATGGATGGGGGGTCATTTATTGTTCTAACCTGCAGCCAATTTGAAGTCTCTGCGGCAGCTGCATCTCCACAGCAATCTCCTGGTGACAGTCCCTGCCTCACTTGCCAGCCTGCCCAACTTGTCTAGACTTGATCTGCAGAACAATTGCCTCCGTGCTGTCCCCCCTGAGATCCAGACCTCACCATTCGTGCACCTCCGAGGCAATCCCTTAGGAGAAACTGAGCCATCCCCACAGGCTGGTAATTGCAATGCTTCTGCTGCTGTAGGTTCTGCCCAGCTGTTCCCTCACTCAGCTCAGCATGGTGTGGATGGGTTTGGATTAGAGAAAACAAGCAGAGGGGAATCAGATCATATTTACTTGTCTGGAATAATTATTAGGTTGTAAGGATACAGACAATACTAGTTCTGTGTTTATGAGCCCAAGACCAGCCTGAAGGGATCAGTGGTCCCTGGAATTGGGCTTGCTAGGAAAGATTTTATAGTGGAAGTGAAAATGGGATTCACAGGAAATGGATCAGAAGAGGCCCCTAAAGGGGTCCAGCCTTTTTAGCAGAGGTGAGCACCAGTTCTTGGACTTGCTGCATGGCCCTGAGTCTGCGTTGGCCCATGCTAGAAGCACAGAGAGCAATAAGAGATTATTCTGCTGTGCAGTTACCTCCTGCTTTCCTGTGGTTCCCAGGAGCAGCTTTTTGTCCAAGATTAAGGTGATGAATGAGCAGAAATCTGAGCAGGGTTTCCCAATGGTGCCCACGTGCACAAGAGCAATCTCTGATTTCCAGGGGTGGCCCCAGGTGATCAAACGTGGCCCTGAGAGCTGCAGGGATGGTAGGTTGAAGCATTTTCTAATTTTCCCCGCTCCTGATTTTACCTGGGGGAGAGTCAGCATTTCCAGTGTTTCTTGGGACCTGTAGACCTCTTCCCATCCTCCTGCTGCTTGATCTGAAGCCTGCTGAAGTGTGAGCAGGGTTCTGTTAGTGACTTCTCTCAGATTAGGATTAACCCAAACCTGAAATGCAAGTTCAGCCTTTGTTGTCTACCCTCATTTAAGTAACCTCCGTATCCTCCTACCCAAACCTTCTTATTGCATCAGATGAATCCAGTGCTGGAGAGCTACGAAGACTTTTCCTTGCATCAGGAGAGGACAGGTAAACCTCTGTTATTGAGAACTTACATTACAGTGGTGTAACAAGGTCCCAAACAAGATTGGGGCATGGTGGGTATTGCATAGTTGTGTAGGAGCATGTGGCCTCAGCAGACCAGTCAAACACAAAGTAGGAGATTCTTCTATTGATTTTTGGAGTGCTGAAGTTATTGCACACAATACATTCATGCATTTCTTCTGGAAGCTTTACTGTCACCTCTGAAGGCTGCAAAGTGGTCCTGGCCTGTGGCATCCGTTTCTACTTTCCACCGGGGGCTGCCTCTGACCCTCTACAGATCTACTTCCGAACCCTGGCACCAGACCCTCAGTGGGTAAAGCTGAGACACCATGATGTCCTGCTAAGTAGAGTCCTGGAGCTGCAGCCTCATGGGGTCGAATTCCAGCAGGTGAGGACACATCCAGGCCACCTCCTCATCAATCTGCTCCTGCAATAGCTCATCAGAGTCTTCTGAGAGAGTCTTTTGGGACTTTTGAGACAGCTATCCCAATCACTGGTGCTTTTAAGTACCTGCAGGACTGCCTTTCAAAGATGTCCTGCTGTGAAGACTCAGAAAGGACACAGCCAGTTTCCCTAGCACTGTGCTGGTTTGGCTCCTTTGCCTGCCCTACCGCTCCTCCTTGAGCTGAGCTCTAACCTTACTTGCTCACAACCCTCCTCCTGTGCCAGAGTTGTTCCAGCATTTGGTCGTAGCATGCAAGGAGAATGGTTTGCATCCTTCTCTAAAAGTCTGATTGTGTGGTTTTTATTCAAGCTGGTGAGTACTTACACCATCAGCAGCTCACTGCAGGAGTTTCTTTGCCCTTACTGCCCACAAGCTGCTGAACTTTTCCTACCGTTACACTACATAGTGGACCTGATATCTCCTGTTACCTTCCTGGAGGCTGCAGGACAGAGCAGGTTCCTATCTCCTCCTCCACTCCTTTCATACAGGCCATGCTTTGCCTTTCCCATTCTTGTCTACACAGgaagtcacagagcagagctaggcTTGGTTTTATCCTTTATATTGGTATCTCATGGGAATGCTTTTTTGCCAGAAGGTGCAGATCTGGATGCCATATGCCTcccctcaaacccttcaccagcgtGAGGTGGTAGTTCGGACCTTCAGTGGGCAGAACTGGAGTGATCTGAGCACAAGAGTGAAGCAGAAGAGAAAATCAAAGGTAAGCAGATTGGAATGACCAGTGATACACATTGTTCCTATTTCCCTCTTTGATTTTGCCCAGCCCAGAGTGAACCCATTTGAAACATCTAATAAGATGTGTTTTGACTAACTGCTCTAAAATGTAGTGGATTTCAGCTCCAGGTTTCCTGTGTCATGGAGGTGTGTCTCCTGAAGGTGATGAGTTGAAGCTTTCATCTGCTTGGTGGTTATTGTCACTTATTTTCCTGCCTTTATTGTATTATGTTATATGCTTATatgttttctcttcttctctgtcttctgtgACAGAAGCACATGGCTCACTGTAGTGTCCTTCACTTCTCTTGGTTCCTTGTTGTGTCTCGACTTGTGCAAAATGAATGCAAAGTGCCAACAGAGGGGACGTTGCTCTTTTCCAGTGTGGATCCAAACATCAAAGTGACCTTTCCTCCTGGAGTCACTGAAGAGACTCGCAATGTCAAGCTGCAGGTATACATGCTTTCAAAAACAAGCTTTGGTAAGCCCTAGTGCAGCTGTTGTCCCATGCCAAGTAGTGCAGCTGAAGGTGAGATGTCCACCCTAGAATAATGGATTCTTCATGGGCTGGCCCATCTCAGATCACCTTCTGTCTTAGCTTCCCTGTTTGCAAAATGGGCTGTGCTCCAAGCTGCCCTATGTGGGAAAGGGATCACCTCGCAgctctgccagtgctccctcCACCAGATCAGCAGGTAGCTGCTGTGAAGGGAATGCAAGGAGATTTTTGCCTCTTGTTCCCttgcaaaatcatagaatcattttggttggaagggaccctcaggatcatcaagtccaaccgtagcctaactccagcactaaaccatgtccctaagaacctcgtccaaATGCCTTTTCAaccgctccagggatggtgactccaccacttccctgtgcaggctgttccaatgcctgacaaccctttccatgaagaattttttactgatatccaatctaaacctcccctggtgcaacttgaggccatttcctcgtgtcctgtctcttgctacttgggagaagagaccaacatcctccatgccacaacatcctttcaggtagttgtagacagtgataaggtctcccctcagcctccttttctccaggctgaacggccccagttccttcagctgctcctcatcagacttgtgctccaggcccctcaccagctttgtcaccctcctctgcactctctctagtatttcctTATGATGAGGGTCCCAAAACTTAAcataggattcaaggtggggcctcaccagcaccgagtacagagggatgatcacttccctgatCCTACTGGCCACACAAttcctgatgcaagccaggatgctgttggccttttttgccacctgggcacactgctggctcacgttcagccagctatcaatcaacacctccagatccttttccaccaggcagctttccaggcactcttccctgagcctgtagcgctgcctggggttgttgtaaTCCAAAGATACTGAGCCTGAGCTCAGTGAGTGAGACTTGAGGGAGATTATTTACATGGATCTAAAGGCACCCCACTAAAATTAGTTGTTTTGTAGAATTGCTAGATAGTGCTAAATGCTTTTTTAATACCTTGACCTGTCCAAGCTTGCCAGGTTGACATCAGTATTAGAGTAGTGCACTGTGCTTCCATTTCTCACCAGGCCCTGAGCAAAGAGCAACATTTGCCTGCTGGGTGCTGGGAAACTGAGTGAGAAATGCATGAATTTGGGTGTTGACTGTTCTGCTCACCATGCTGTCTTCCACATCCAGGTGCTGCCAATCTCTGCAGAAGAGATAGAGGAAATCACAGCCGATGCAGGATGCAGAGCCAGTCCCTTGCTCTGCCTCTCCCAGGACTCCCTGGTGGATTTTCTCAGGCCAGTGAGAATTCAGCTGCCTCTCCCACCTGGGGTCACAGGTCAGTTTATTCTGATAACTGGCAAAAAGAAACGCCATATGTGGAAAAGCACAAATGGCAAGCTGGGAATTTTGTTTGCCTCTCCTGTTAATAACAAAGCTTGCTGCTTTACCTGCAGGAACAGTAAGGTGTATCTGCTGAGTGAGTAgtggtgcagggtggtgggagcTGAAGGTAGTTCAGGTCCTGCAGACCAGGGGTGGGCTTCACAGACCAGCAGCACAAGCTGGGCCTTGGCACATGGATTTCTCTGCTGAACTGCATGTGTATTTAGACTGCTGGGGTTGGTATGATGGGTTGGAGAGGCACTCCTTCCAACTGAGGAGATATAAAAGGGGTATGATTCATGATTGGGAATAGCTTGAAGCAGGTAATGAAGATACTGCATCCAGGGGTCTGCCTTCTCTCTTACTTCCTTGGTCATGAATCAGGTGCTGAGCCACCACAGTTAAAAGTGTGTGATCACACACTAAGCAGTCTCCCGCTCTGAATACTGCTATAAACAGCCCCCGCCTTGACAGGTATTTATCTGTTTGGGTGCTGAGTACCCTGTATCTCCTAATTCTTATTTTCTTTGACCTTTCCTGGCTTTCTTGTGAAGAAGTAACATCTTTCTGGGTAGAGTTTGGCCTTCATTGTAACACTGCCTGGTATTTGTATGTCTAAAGTACACCACGACTGGAAAGTCTGTGGCGTGTACAtttagaaagagagagaattaAGGGTGATGGAAATTGTCTAATGAATCTATTGCTGGAAATCAGCTCACTATCACTTTAAGTCTGCATGTTCTGCCTGATTATCCTGGAAGCATTAGGATAGCCTCATTGTTTTATTGCTGCTTGTCTTTCACCAAAGTTCAGTCCTTGGTGGTGAAGAGAAGGCCATGAGCCTTAATTTGGTGCTTTTAAAAAGTGAATCACCCGAAACTGTGGCTGTGTTTGTAAAACCATGAATAAAGGCTTCTGCTGCATATAGCATCTCTTGATCTTTGTTGTCTTTAGGGCTAAATTTGGATCAGTCAAGGCTGCATCTTCTCCATGGCGACTTGGAGGGCAAAACCTGGGATGACATTACCAGTCAGGTGGTGCTGGAATTCACCCATCTTTATGCAGTGTTTGAAGTCACTCACTTCTCATGGTAAGTGCAGGATTAGTCCTGAGAAGAAGATGGGATGTTCCTCTACCTTGCTTTTCCCACTCTCTGACCAAGGGTCATGCAATTAACCCTAcctgttcccttttctctttgcaTGTCAGGCCCAGCTAAGCACTTTGTTTCTACTTATCATTTTTTACAGTCTTGTGGGTGTGACACTGGCTCCTCTTGCAAGGCAGGATCCCTCCTTTTTCTTAATTCCCTGTCTGCCAGGTACTGGCTGTGGTACACCACCAAGACCTACATTGGAGGCATTGCCAAGAAAGTCTATGAACGGCTGCGTATGTACCAGGTGAACTTCATtgctctgcagaggaagaagGACCCCGAGCAAGTCCTACTACAGTGTGTCCCCAAGCACAAGGTCTGATCTGTGTTGCATTGCCTTGCTACTGAGCTTCCAGGGCCTCCCTTTGCAAGATGTAAGGGCAACAGTGCACCAAATGGTCCTGTTCACTGCCCAAGGGTCACATCTGGGGTATGCTGTCACCACACTGGGTTGGTAGTGTGATACTGGCTCACTaggagctgggggaagaaggcaAACTCATTCTACACAATGGTGGATGCTATGCAGTGCTTTCCATTCCTGCAAACCTTGAGGGCTAGGCTGCTAAAATCAGACAAGCCACAATAACTGGCCAAGTGTGGGCTGTTAGCATCCAGCAAACATGAGGCAAAACATCTGGCTTAAACTTCAGTCAAATGTATTAAAGTTAACATGTCACTTGTCTGACATGGGCTAGTAGTGTGGGCAGAAGCGCTACTCTGATTTCAGCTGGAGTGGTTAGAAATGGTACT
It encodes:
- the PIDD1 gene encoding p53-induced death domain-containing protein 1 isoform X3 — protein: MQKMAELLGLGDECGEGTPEAPALAGSCLADNRLNLDVYPDGCRWFLQLFERRRGEVVQVEFLRLSSNDHLLGTTLGILPHLKHLKSLVLKGGHARDEFGSCQHGSLTSLPPDIGNLRCLTHLDLSFNSLSTLPSCILHLPSLCVLLVSHNNLVALPKNFGSLSKLTFFSAMKNQLKDLPQSIGDLAVLQNLDLSENALEFLPEEVGNLHNCTELELSGNRLSSIPDSLANLKSLRQLHLHSNLLVTVPASLASLPNLSRLDLQNNCLRAVPPEIQTSPFVHLRGNPLGETEPSPQADESSAGELRRLFLASGEDSFTVTSEGCKVVLACGIRFYFPPGAASDPLQIYFRTLAPDPQWVKLRHHDVLLSRVLELQPHGVEFQQKVQIWMPYASPQTLHQREVVVRTFSGQNWSDLSTRVKQKRKSKKHMAHCSVLHFSWFLVVSRLVQNECKVPTEGTLLFSSVDPNIKVTFPPGVTEETRNVKLQVLPISAEEIEEITADAGCRASPLLCLSQDSLVDFLRPVRIQLPLPPGVTGLNLDQSRLHLLHGDLEGKTWDDITSQVVLEFTHLYAVFEVTHFSWYWLWYTTKTYIGGIAKKVYERLRMYQVNFIALQRKKDPEQVLLQCVPKHKVDPVLKRLQDRYQGPEPSDMVEMFEGEQFFAAFERGISIDMDRPDCVDGRLSFIFYSHLKNMKEIYVTSPVDRKGQAVKGQVSFYRGAVPDSIPEDASRRRKGPDSLWLATLPIKLPRQCTLPV
- the PIDD1 gene encoding p53-induced death domain-containing protein 1 isoform X1, with product MQKMAELLGLGDECGEGTPEAPALAGSCLADNRLNLDVYPDGCRWFLQLFERRRGEVVQVEFLRLSSNDHLLGTTLGILPHLKHLKSLVLKGGHARDEFGSCQHGSLTSLPPDIGNLRCLTHLDLSFNSLSTLPSCILHLPSLCVLLVSHNNLVALPKNFGSLSKLTFFSAMKNQLKDLPQSIGDLAVLQNLDLSENALEFLPEEVGNLHNCTELELSGNRLSSIPDSLANLKSLRQLHLHSNLLVTVPASLASLPNLSRLDLQNNCLRAVPPEIQTSPFVHLRGNPLGETEPSPQADESSAGELRRLFLASGEDSFTVTSEGCKVVLACGIRFYFPPGAASDPLQIYFRTLAPDPQWVKLRHHDVLLSRVLELQPHGVEFQQKVQIWMPYASPQTLHQREVVVRTFSGQNWSDLSTRVKQKRKSKKHMAHCSVLHFSWFLVVSRLVQNECKVPTEGTLLFSSVDPNIKVTFPPGVTEETRNVKLQVLPISAEEIEEITADAGCRASPLLCLSQDSLVDFLRPVRIQLPLPPGVTGLNLDQSRLHLLHGDLEGKTWDDITSQVVLEFTHLYAVFEVTHFSWYWLWYTTKTYIGGIAKKVYERLRMYQVNFIALQRKKDPEQVLLQCVPKHKVDPVLKRLQDRYQGPEPSDMVEMFEGEQFFAAFERGISIDMDRPDCVDGRLSFIFYSHLKNMKEIYVTSPVDRKGQAVKGQVSFYRGAVPDSIPEDASRRRKGPDSLWLATLPIKLPRLKPRWGENRGRPNGFSFPPLNLGNAETGYLTQTNLLSIARRVGADWQTIGLNLGLTYQQIERIGYNNREDLDKQILDMLFSWAQQNSEDPDCVSKLITAMKESGRQDIADEVETIIELGQQKYRESIRRVGLEQESSTEDSAIAMM
- the PIDD1 gene encoding p53-induced death domain-containing protein 1 isoform X2 — encoded protein: MQKMAELLGLGDECGEGTPEAPALAGSCLADNRLNLDVYPDGCRWFLQLFERRRGEVVQVEFLRLSSNDHLLGTTLGILPHLKHLKSLVLKGGHARDEFGSCQHGSLTSLPPDIGNLRCLTHLDLSFNSLSTLPSCILHLPSLCVLLVSHNNLVALPKNFGSLSKLTFFSAMKNQLKDLPQSIGDLAVLQNLDLSENALEFLPEEVGNLHNCTELELSGNRLSSIPDSLANLKSLRQLHLHSNLLVTVPASLASLPNLSRLDLQNNCLRAVPPEIQTSPFVHLRGNPLGETEPSPQADESSAGELRRLFLASGEDSFTVTSEGCKVVLACGIRFYFPPGAASDPLQIYFRTLAPDPQWVKLRHHDVLLSRVLELQPHGVEFQQVQIWMPYASPQTLHQREVVVRTFSGQNWSDLSTRVKQKRKSKKHMAHCSVLHFSWFLVVSRLVQNECKVPTEGTLLFSSVDPNIKVTFPPGVTEETRNVKLQVLPISAEEIEEITADAGCRASPLLCLSQDSLVDFLRPVRIQLPLPPGVTGLNLDQSRLHLLHGDLEGKTWDDITSQVVLEFTHLYAVFEVTHFSWYWLWYTTKTYIGGIAKKVYERLRMYQVNFIALQRKKDPEQVLLQCVPKHKVDPVLKRLQDRYQGPEPSDMVEMFEGEQFFAAFERGISIDMDRPDCVDGRLSFIFYSHLKNMKEIYVTSPVDRKGQAVKGQVSFYRGAVPDSIPEDASRRRKGPDSLWLATLPIKLPRLKPRWGENRGRPNGFSFPPLNLGNAETGYLTQTNLLSIARRVGADWQTIGLNLGLTYQQIERIGYNNREDLDKQILDMLFSWAQQNSEDPDCVSKLITAMKESGRQDIADEVETIIELGQQKYRESIRRVGLEQESSTEDSAIAMM